A genomic window from Triticum urartu cultivar G1812 chromosome 7, Tu2.1, whole genome shotgun sequence includes:
- the LOC125524042 gene encoding putative receptor protein kinase ZmPK1 codes for MIAMTMRAANIFISTSFLFMLISNALSADHGSSYLARGFSPVSIQNGTTTAILVSPSGAFAAGFYRVATNAFAFSIWFTGSSGKTVAWTANRDGPVNGSGWLTFRKDGGLALLDYSGTAVWSTNTTATRASHAELLDSGNLVVADPDGRSLWRSFDWPTDTLLPSQPLTWQTKLVSASARGLLYSGFYTLHFDTNNELNLFYNGPEISSIYWPNPSNQPWENLRTTFNSSRYAVLQETGQFVSSDSFKFEACDLGEKVMRRLTLDYDGNLRLYSLNETTGNWLVSWMAFSRVCDIHGLCGKNSICTYLPKLECSCLKDFEVVDASDWSKGCRRKSNIAANSHKLRRNETNITTTQDFSFRKLADTVFYGYDLDFTDQVPIQYCRRMCLDEVDCQAYAYHPGRGECYTKVYLFNGRNLTYPSTDIYLKVPKGLLHSPEVASTVTHECKVHEKEVNTSSPMSKDSSSKFGYFLSSALTLLFIEVTLTIVGCWVVHKWERRPDITDEGYRIMTNQFRIFSYKELQKATNCFQEELGSGGSGAVYKGVLDDERKIAVKKLNDVLQAEQEFRSEVSVIGRIYHMNLVRIWGFCVEKTRRLLVSEFIENGSLATVLFDHQTISPVLQWNQRYNIALGVAKGLAYLHHECLEWIVHCDVKPENILLDKDFEPRIADFGLVKLQKRGSRALMLSKVHGTRGYIAPEWALNLPITGKADVYSYGVVLLELVKGIRVSSWLVEGEEEVEMAVRCSTEILKEKLAGEDQSWLLEFVDHRLDGEFDHSKAIVMLKMAISCVQEERSRRPSMSQVVETLLSLVE; via the coding sequence ATGATTGCCATGACCATGAGAGCAGCCAACATCTTCATATCCACCTCCTTCCTTTTCATGCTGATCTCAAATGCTCTCTCAGCGGATCATGGCAGCAGCTACCTTGCGAGAGGCTTCTCGCCGGTCTCCATCCAGAACGGCACCACCACCGCCATCCTGGTGTCGCCAAGCGGCGCCTTCGCTGCTGGGTTCTACAGGGTGGCCACCAACGCCTTCGCCTTCTCCATCTGGTTCACCGGCTCATCGGGGAAGACCGTCGCCTGGACGGCCAACCGCGACGGGCCGGTGAATGGCTCGGGGTGGCTCACCTTCAGGAAAGACGGGGGCTTGGCCCTTCTGGACTACAGCGGCACGGCCGTCTGGAGCACCAACACGACCGCGACCCGTGCCAGCCACGCAGAGCTTCTCGACAGCGGCAACCTTGTCGTCGCGGATCCAGACGGTCGGAGCCTCTGGAGGAGCTTCGACTGGCCGACCGACACGCTTCTGCCATCGCAGCCACTGACTTGGCAGACGAAGCTGGTGTCAGCATCTGCCAGGGGTTTGCTCTATTCAGGGTTCTATACGTTACACTTTGACACTAACAATGAGCTAAATCTCTTCTACAATGGCCCTGAGATTAGTAGCATATATTGGCCCAATCCTTCCAACCAACCTTGGGAAAATCTCAGGACTACTTTCAATAGTAGCCGTTATGCTGTTCTGCAAGAGACAGGCCAGTTTGTATCGAGTGACAGCTTCAAATTTGAAGCTTGTGATCTTGGTGAAAAGGTCATGAGGAGGTTGACTCTAGATTACGACGGCAACCTTAGGCTCTACAGCCTAAACGAGACAACAGGCAATTGGTTGGTCTCTTGGATGGCATTCAGCCGAGTCTGCGATATACATGGACTGTGTGGCAAAAATAGCATCTGCACATACCTACCGAAGCTTGAGTGCTCTTGCCTCAAAGACTTCGAGGTGGTTGATGCAAGCGACTGGAGCAAAGGGTGCAGGCGCAAGTCAAACATAGCAGCCAACTCACATAAACTGAGAAGAAACGAGACAAACATCACGACCACCCAGGATTTCTCATTCAGAAAACTCGCAGATACTGTGTTCTATGGGTATGACCTGGACTTCACTGATCAGGTGCCGATTCAGTATTGCAGACGCATGTGCCTGGACGAAGTTGATTGCCAAGCTTATGCTTACCATCCGGGAAGAGGTGAATGTTATACGAAGGTGTACCTTTTCAATGGCAGGAACTTGACATATCCATCCACTGACATTTATCTGAAAGTTCCCAAGGGGTTGCTGCATTCGCCAGAAGTGGCTTCTACAGTAACCCATGAATGCAAAGTTCATGAAAAAGAGGTCAACACTTCATCGCCAATGTCCAAGGATAGCTCTTCTAAGTTTGGCTACTTCCTTTCTTCTGCACTAACGCTGCTTTTCATTGAAGTAACTTTAACCATCGTCGGGTGTTGGGTCGTTCACAAATGGGAGAGAAGACCAGATATTACTGATGAAGGTTACAGGATAATGACCAACCAGTTCCGAATATTTAGCTACAAGGAGTTACAGAAGGCAACCAATTGCTTCCAAGAAGAGCTAGGAAGTGGTGGGTCAGGGGCAGTTTACAAGGGAGTCCTTGATGATGAaaggaagatcgcagtgaagaagCTAAATGATGTGCTCCAAGCAGAGCAGGAGTTCAGGTCTGAGGTAAGCGTCATAGGCAGAATTTATCATATGAACCTGGTCAGAATCTGGGGGTTTTGTGTCGAGAAGACACGCAGGCTCTTGGTTTCTGAATTCATTGAGAATGGTTCTTTAGCCACAGTTCTGTTTGACCATCAGACCATATCTCCTGTGCTCCAATGGAACCAAAGGTATAATATTGCACTTGGGGTGGCAAAAGGACTCGCCTATCTCCACCATGAGTGCCTTGAATGGATAGTGCATTGTGATGTCAAACCAGAGAACATATTGTTAGACAAAGACTTTGAGCCCAGGATTGCAGATTTTGGACTGGTTAAGCTACAAAAGCGAGGATCAAGAGCACTGATGTTGTCAAAGGTACATGGGACCAGAGGATACATTGCACCGGAATGGGCTCTAAATCTTCCAATCACTGGTAAGGCCGATGTTTACAGCTATGGAGTAGTGCTTCTTGAGTTAGTGAAGGGGATTCGGGTCTCCAGTTGGCTGGTTGAGGGTGAGGAGGAGGTGGAAATGGCTGTTAGATGCTCTACTGAAATTCTTAAAGAGAAACTAGCAGGCGAAGACCAGTCATGGCTTCTGGAGTTTGTCGACCACAGACTAGATGGAGAATTCGACCATTCGAAAGCGATAGTAATGCTTAAGATGGCAATATCATGTGTGCAAGAGGAGAGGAGCAGAAGACCGAGCATGAGCCAGGTGGTCGAAACTCTGCTTTCACTTGTGGAATAA